The Leishmania mexicana MHOM/GT/2001/U1103 complete genome, chromosome 6 DNA segment TGGGCGGACACGCCGATGCCATCGCAGCGGGCCGATTTCttgcgcgctgcagccgccgcgccgatGAGCACCGAAATATCGGAGAGGGGCGCACGAATCCCGGTACAACAGGCAGGTCAGTCGACGGCGGAGGACGCGAGCTCGCATCGCGCGAAGAGCCCGACGCCGAAGCTGGAGGTACGCGTCGAGGTGGAGGTCAttggtggtggcgcggaTGGAAGCCATGCTCCCGCTGGTGCATCCCCATCCAACTCGACACAGGTGACTAGTTTGCGGCGCACATCCTCGTCTTCGCTGACGCGCTTCCCTTCTCCCGTTGCCGCGgatgcgcgcggcggcgtcgtgggCGCACTGCCAGAGGCATGTGAGGCATCGTGGCAACCATGCGGGAATGCCATGCTCTCCGCGCTCCCCGAGGCagtggcagaggaggagctggcatCCCAGCCTCAGGAGGAGCGCAGAGGACGAAGAGGTGATCGAGGAGGCAgtgccaccgctgtcgaACTCGAGGACTCTGTGCGGCGCCACCTCACGCGCTGGATCTctcagcagcagaagcgcaAGGGGTCTGACGTGGCAGCATCGTTGTCGTCTCCAGGGCTCAGCCCACATGAcctcagcgctgctgctgcgtggctgCGCTCGACGAGTCCGCGTTTTGCCATCAGCCAGACGgccgctgctccacctcccgcggtggtgcggatCCTGAAGCATGCGCTACCAGATTTTGTGATGCCTTCATCCTGGAACGCGGTGAGGGCGGTCGCGACTACCGCTGCGGTAGCTGAAGCGGACCAGCCGGACGGAGGTGAAGAGCCGCGAGCACCACAGCAACCGCAAGAGCAACCGCCTTCGTCGACCATCACCTGTACCACACCCTCCTGTCCTTACTCCGCGGCGACCTCATCCGCACCGGAGGCGGCAGGGCCTGCGAGGTGGTCACCTCCGCAAGCAGCCCTTGATGGCCTTGCCATGTCCTgttcgctgtcgtcgtcgaagTTCTCTCAGGCTGCCTCTGGAGGAGCCGGCATTGCGGCCGTTGTGCCTCCAGGCCGGCCGCTCTTTGCACCTGTAGCAGCTGTCATTCCTCGCCCGGCACCGCcgagcgcgctgccgccaccgccgccgccgtcgtcgccaaAGGCCAAGCCGGCGaagggtggcggcgctgtggGGGTAACgaaggtgccgcagcggcaggggcaCCGTAGCTTCTTCAGTCGTCTCTTCAGCTGCGGCGGGTGAGCGACGTGGCGGAGGGCCGAGGAGAATGCGCATGGAAGGGCCGGGAGGGCGAGGTGAGGTCCagcctctgtgtgtgcgtgcctggcAAAACGCCGCATCAGCGCACGCTCTCTTACGTCTCCTGCCATCGCCCGTCATGAACCAGGTGTCGGACCAGCTCGGTGGTGGGTGCAGTGCGTAGAGAAGAAAGACAGGGatgggagagcgagagcgagagccaGGCGGCACTCGatctctgcgcgtgtgcgcgtgagccCGAGTGGGCAGTTGCGTGCGGCGGGGACGAGAGAGTGAGGCGCAAGCGCAGCGCACGGGGTTGGGCTaacaaaggaaaacgaaCGAAAAACCTTGAAGGGGACGCCCAACACAGGACCGCTAACGGCATCGGCATCGTCATCATCGGCTTCAGTGCAAGCGTCATCCGAAGGACGGTGAGGCACTGCAGACGTGCGACGCTGCGAAGTTCAGTAGGACAAGACGCGATAGACCATGTCTGTTGCTGCGGACCTCGGTCCGCAAAGGCGTCCGTATGTGCCACGACGTACTGCTGTACTTTATAGCCCCACGATCACCGCGCTTGTCTCtccacgtgcgcgtgctggctTGCCTGCTCGCACATGTGCATCGTGGCACATGGATAAGTTGCACACTCCCCCGGCCTAAACGGGCGCTCAGCGTGTGCAGCCGTcgctcttcccttccctttcctggAATGTGCCCACAACTCGCcctgcgtgtgtctgtgtgtcgccaccccctccccctctccctccgcccctctcacatctcctcctcttctcgcgTTGCTCATGTGCGTAGTCTCCGCCTGCCGCCTcgtcccttttctttttcctccctcACAACGCCCCCGAGCGTGCACTCGCTCGCACTGACTTCCTCACAAGCGCACGGACACACCTCGATCCCCACCacgccacccccctcctcctcccctcctcaccgctGCACACTGACACACCCCACCAAGCACTCAGGTAGCACGCATCACGAAGGTCTGGCCGTGTGGCATCTCTTTTATATTATTTCTCGGCATCCGCggagcccctcccccctccccccttttaCTCGCTTTTTCCTCGGCGTATATACGAGAGGGCGACGCTCATAGACCCGTCTTGCTCTCGCGCTTGTGTGTagcccgtgtgtgtgtgtgtgtgtgtgccaaaGAGGTCGGTGTAgcgccttctttttcttttccctttcttcGCATCATTCTTTCATCACTGCTACCCACGACCCCAGACCCATCACCACTGTCAGCCCGACAGAGCCCCTCCTCCaggccctcccccctcctccccccatccaCCCACGCTCACCCACCGgtacccctccctccccccggcATCCACGCACGCTTTCCATACCCCATCTCGATACATCCCATCGCATAtcttttccccctccccctccctcttcatCTTCGTCTTCCCCTGCGGGGAGAACGTACTTGTATCCATAGCCGTAACGTACACGCCCatacgccccccccctccccccaccacatCCACATCACGTTACCTGAGGACGTCTACCTTCTCAGTTTATTTTACTCGCCCATTTCTCCCTCTGTCCGTCTGTCCATCCCCGAGTTtcattgtgtgtgtggggtgaggggtgaggggtgagggggtcCATTGCCATCTTTTCctgcccaccaccgccaccgccaccgccaccacagtCGTCTGACTGCTTCTTTCGCACTTCGCagccatcatcatcatcgacgacgacgacgccccTCCGCTCCGTCTTCCCTCCTcatcttctctctccgtgtgtgtttgtgtgtgtgtatcctCCCTTGTCGTCATCATTCATCGTttcgccttcgcctcgcTTTCACCTCTCGAggccatcatcatcatccttcctttcccccctcccctcctgaGCCAGCGACAGATTCTGCTTTCTCCTTGTGTACCGCTGTCTACGTGGATGGGGTGGTTCCCCACATGATCGCTAGCGTCTTCCCTCCACTATCCTCCCTGGCTGTTGGTGCCCGCCCTGTGTATAGCTacgcgcacctcctcacctccccctgcccctccctctccctctccccgcccccctcgAGAGATCGTGTCTTCCCTGGCTCTTCGCCCGCCGTCGCTACGCACGCCCCTCTGCCATTCCTCACGCACGCATCTATATCCTCGACAAAGGGGTGAGCGAGGAAAAGTGCACTCGGGCCGacgcgcagacgcacgccCTCTCGCCGGGCTTTCCGTGGAATTTGGCTTGCGTCCTGCAGTTCGCTTGCCCTCCCTCATCCAACCGTTTGtttccccccctccccctccccctcttcctccctgtgcgtgtgtgcgagtctCGAGCACCTACGTCGGggtctcccctccccttcccacTCCCGCTCGCTGACACAAAAGGTGACGGTGCTCGGGGTGACTTGTGGTTTCCTGTCTCCGTGCACACCCAGATATATATTAGCCGATGTATGTATGGCCTTGCTGTTGGGTATATAAAgcttcttccccccccctcccctccccctccccctgtgtCTGCGTGGGTCTCTTGTGTGGTCGTGCACTTTTTAATTTTCTGTCCCAACGCGCCCTGCACGGTTTCCTCCGACTCACTCTCTGCCTGTCACGGATAGTTTCGACACGCCATTCGTCGTGTCGCTGTCCTGGTGGCTGCggtcgttgctgctgctgctaagaccccctctctcctcctcctccctccctctgcgccgcatcGTTGTCCTTGTCGTGCTGCTACCTTGAGGCGCACATTggcgtcacacacacacgcacgcacacgcgcacatgcatgTATGTttgcctgtgtgcgcgtacATGTGTATGTAAAACGAAACGGgaacacgcacgcgcgcgcacacacgcacacacacacacacagggcagcaacagcagccttTCCGAGAGCGAGCACGCGGGAGCAGCAGAGGGGGAGCGAGGGATAGAAGAGTACAGCGACAGTGCGAGGGATTTGGTTGCGAGCAGAGCAGGAGCGCCACATATATGCGCGTATATACATAGACGCACGTATATGTAAGCAATCGAATAAATCAAGCACACGGTCATCAGGGCTATACTCCCAGGTGCACGCCAACGCAACAGCATCACCGCTGCctaccctcccctcccctactcTCCAACCTTTTCCTGCCTTCATCGTTCTTCtccgtgtctgcgtgcgtgcttcaATATCATTCCCGtttggagcagcagcagcagcagcagcagcggcagccaaCAGGAGCTGCGCGTGTCCGTCTCCGTGTCTGATCACTGAGGCTCCGTCTCTGTGCTCTCCTCTTCGACGCCGCGAGACTCTTCGATTTGTCGAGTGGTATCGTGCGCTCCTCCCTGTccgtgtcgccgctgctgttggttttctcgctcctcctcctcatcgtgtgtgtgtgtgtgtgtgtgtgtgtgtgtgtgtgtacctgGCTTCTTGTGTTCTCCGTCTGTCCCgccatccatccatccatccatccatccatccatccctCAAGCTCTCCCGCTCTGCGCGACGGCccgtggcgtgcgcgtgtgggagAGCACAGCGTGTCAGGCGTCATTTTCTTCTACCTTTCAGTCCTTGTTGTTGCgccctctcgcgcgcgcgctccttcCCGTTGCTGGACTTGGTGGCCGCttcctctgcgcgtgtgccgccctcccccccccccctccccctccctcccccccgtCCCACGCTCCTAGCCTTCCGCGTGCTCTGCGGTCTTCCTAGCCTCCTTGCCCCGGTCTCTGGCTTGTTGTCGTGTGCAGGCTTtgaaggggagagggtgcgaaggcgtcgagcaccgcgGGCGAGCATCGAGTGGGAGGGTGAGTGGGGCAACATCAATGCCGAACACCTGCTcgaaggagcagctgctgcacatctcGCATACAATGCGCGCCACTGACGACTCCGATATGGCGGCGCCGGATGAtggtggcgacggtgctgacCGCCACGCTCTCAGATCACCTGTGGACAGCGTCGGCAGTGCCgggccgcagccgcttccgctgcgaCGGCAGTTTGGTCTTGAAGGATGCACGGATGTAGtcagcagcggtgagggagacgcagcagcagcaccggaggcgggcggcggtgcgcctctCCGTGGTGAAGTCGACGTCTGTAGTTCTTCcctcagcgccgcggcgcgtcACCAGAACTTCTTGTATGATGGGCTGCTTGGTGGCGATAGCGAGGTCACGCCAAGGCTTGGGCCCACCATTCACAgtgcaccatcaccaccgcagGGGCTGATGGCATCCGCATCAGCTGTTGCGGCGACCGCGACGCATCAGTGTGCTTCTTCGGTGCCatcgcgctccttctcctcccaaGGCAAGCCCTTCTCCGCTATCCTGGTCCCCGCCAGTCGGAGCGACGAcccagcagtggcagcacgCTGTTACGCTGACCCGTTCGCGGCAGCAGTTGGTGGTAGTGGCTCCACCAGCCGCAGTAGCAGCGTCGGCATCGTTCTCGCAGGGACGAGCACGGGGATGGAAGGCCTGTACAGCGACCACTACGTAAATCCACTGCTGCGGTCGCGAAGCgggcggagcggcggcggcagcagcggcttctTCGGGGGCGCAGACAGCGATGAGGATGATGATGACGGATCGGCTGCCCTTCAAGCTGccgtcgacgctgccgtgcgctTCGACGACCTCGCGAGCGAGGACGATGTGGTGGGCGATGGCGGTAAGAAGCGCGTGTTGCTGCGCGCTGGCCCCACAGCACTGTCTCACTTGCTTGTGGTAGCGAGCGAcaccgacgacggcgcgttCACGTGCGCTCACAGCACAAAGGTGGATTCCTCGAGCCCCTTCCAGATACCCAGCGGCCTCGGCGATGATGAAAACGAGCGGCATCGGCCCCACTCGGCGCAGACACCTGGTGTGCAGCAGTGCGGTCGCAGGGGCGACCGGAGCACCGGTGGTCGCCCGCAGATGCCGaaccgcgccgctgccggggtggctgctgcgccatcgtcgGTGCCCTACTTTGCGGCTGCCGGCAGCGCGATTGTGTCGCCACTCCAGTCGATGCAGCCCCTGACctcgccagctgctgccgctgccaatCCCGAGACGGCCACTGTGACGTCCGCTCATCCGAACTACGCAGCTGCACaagcacaacagcagcagctacagcagccgcgccaccaccaccaccagtgcTCTTCCTCGCTGCATCCTTCGCCGCATGGCCGGAGAGCGTCTTCGGTAGCGGTGCCGCACACCCTCCCTGCTGGTGCGGCCGCTATACCAACGCTGGGCGACGTGGACAGCTTCTGGTACGTGTCACCGCCGCAGGTGTCCATGGCGGCCACCCACCATCatagcggcagcggcgcctcgaTGGGCGGCAGCACTGCTGCACAGAACAGCACCGACCTCAGCTTTGCCGTTCAGCCTGGCACGGCGGGCACTGGGACGGGCACCGGTATTGGTGCGCAGACGCCGAGCAACTCGCTCTTGTCCTCGCCCAGCGTTCAGCCGTTTTACTTGTATCAGGTTTCACATGCGGCCGTCGCCatggagccgcagcaggcgcagccgcagccgcaagGCAGCGCGAGTGTGCTGCTCTACTCCCCACCGCAGGCATACATTGGGTCAGgccaggcggtggcggcgcatctGCATCCTGCGCTACCGACCACAgccgctgcgactgccgTGCTCGGCGACTCGTCGAGGGCACGTTCGACGTCGACTCCGAGCGACTTGTATCAGCGTCCTGTCACTcaacagccgccgccgccgccgcaggtcATCGGAGGATACACACTGACCCCGAgtgccaacgccgccgccgccgctggtgctgctgctgctgctgctgccgccgccaccccgtCCGAGGAGTCGAGCCGTGCGTTGCGCAACTTGTACTTCCGCAACCTCCCACACTCGTGGAACACGTCGATGCTGCGTGAGCTGTGCAGCCGCTATGGCGTTGTCCTGTCGGCGAAGGTTGCCCATCATTCCACAACGAATGAGTCGCTTGGGTACGGCTTCGTGCTTTTCGAGCAGAGGCAGAGTGCTGTGACGTGCATGGCGATGCTGAACCAGGCCCATGTtcacgcggagggcgaggagtCGCGCACGCTGTTCGTGCGGATGGCCCACGCGACAGCCGCACCGGGCTTTCAGGAAGAGGGCGCTAGCGACAGCACTGCCTCCAGTCTTCACCAGCCGACGGAGCTGACACCGCCGTCGGGCGCGGTCGGAGCCAGACTGCCGCAGTGGATCTTGCAGCATCAGCAACAacagacgacgacgagtgGGCTCCGGtccccacgcacaccgctGTCCGACTCTGCGTCGATgatgctgctgtcgccgGGCTCGGCGCCGCAGTTTTACAACCGTGAGCTCTCCGGCGTCAGTGTGGCCGACGCACATCGGGGACAGGCGCACCGCCACTCGGCCGGCGACAGCGTCAGGACGAACACGAATGCCTCGTCAAACACCTCGTGCGCCGGCGGTGACTCGCTGCGGTGTACCTCTcccgtcggcggcgccggcaacaACAGCTACGTGGCCGTCTCCAGGACGTCCATCCCACCGTCCCTCTCCGAGACGTGCAACTTCATGGGCCCGAAGGGGGCAGCGAGGTCCtcggcgccgccactgcgTGGACTTTATTGTGTTTCTTCAGCGAATACGACGTCATCGCTCTTGTCCCCTCATCAGCCGCACCaagtccagcagcagcaacagcaggagGGCTCTCTCTCGTACTCGTCCGCGTCGGCGAGCAGGTCCGCGACGGCCGGAGCGACTGTCACAGCAACTGCCatggccgcagcggcggcccaGCGCGCCGGCTGCAACTTCTGCagccctctctcgctctcccccaacgacaccgcctcgctgctggcACTGTCGCCGTCCGTGCCACACccgacggtgcagctgccacaGTCGTTCTACGCGCCTTGTGCATCCGTGTCCGGCAAGGCGTCCTCGGCAAAGGCCGCCCCCGCTGgctctgcctccgccaccacgtCGACCCGTAATGTGTACATCACGAACCTCCCTCTCACGTGGAACACAAcgaagctgcgcgagctgtgCAGCCAGTATGGCGAGATCGTCTCCGCGTCGGTGGCGCACCACCCGGAGACGAACGGGTCGCGCGGCTACGGCTTTGTCCTGTTTGCGGACGAGCGCGACGCGGCGTCCTGTGTGATGAAGCTGCACCAGTACCACGTGCCGAACTCGTCTCATGTGCTGAGCTGCCGGTTTGCCAAGGACAAGGCGACGCCGTCCATCGCGTACACGCttctgtcgccgtcgcaggaGTCCGGGCTGGACTCAATCGGCAGTGGGAGCGGTAGTCCCCTCCCCACGGCCACCGTCCGCGGGTCGCCTACCGCCGCAACGTCGAAGACGGTGGTGCCGATGATCGCGAtgggcggcgatgccgatgCCTTGGAAAGCAACCTCGCTAGGAACGACACCCGTGGCAGCGTTGACGGCGCTGTCCAGGATGCGGTCTGCATGCCGATTGACGTCTTCTgcacactgcagcagcgggtgcaCGCGCAGTGCGTGCAGTACCTCACCCAGAAgcatcagctgcagcgcaagggCGCGGAGGACAACAGCGAACCCACGAGCGCCGTGTTCACGGCAGAGGTGCAGTCTGAAGAGCTGGAGAAAATGATGCGGTACTGCGTCGTCTACGGTGTTCATGTGCCGACAGAAGGATATGGCTGCGTGCGCCCGACGGACTGCCGCAAGGCATCCTTCCGGAGGGCTGTCGACGAtgccgagcagctgctcaGTAGACCCCCTGCAGAGCCGTCGACGTCGGCCTCATCAGGGCTGCGGTCAGCTGGCTCCGCCCTCTCCACCGAACGTGGCGACTCGAGTGGCGAAGTTCTTGACGTCGCTGACACGGCCGCGCCGGTGACACTGTCGGGAACAGTTGTTTGCACGCATGCCATTGCCGTCGGTCGTGCGCAGGCGACCTCCCCCACACTCGCCGGTACAACCACGATGCCGGTAGCCCCGAGGACCAGGCGTAGCATGAGCGGCGAGccgccgtgtgcgccgccgcttggAGTCGGCATGTCAGACGCGGAGAGCGCCAGTCAGGTCGCGACGCCAGAGGTGACGGCAtcgccagctgctccgcTGGAGCTGTGGTACACATGCACTCTCTTCACCACCCAGGTAGCGGCAGAGGCGTTCGTCCAGGCGGCAGCTGTGGCAACATCGGGCGCCGGCGCAACCATCAACGCAGAGCATGGCAATTtgggcaacagcagcagaagcgtTGCGGGCGCGTCGACGGTGCAGCTGTCCTCTAACGGCAAGGACTCGCTGGCGGATACCACACTTCCCTCTCCATCACCGGCTTTTGACAAGATGACCAACGTTCAACAGACACGCTTTGGGCTTCGGGATCAGGTAATGgtgctcagcagcgcgccgttggcggtgccggcggccCTGCCTTTCACATCCTCAGCGAACACAACGACAGCCAACAGCACGCGCCTTCTCCCCACAGAGGAACCGTATTCGCAGCAGCGATCCACAGCAACGTCTCcccaacagcagcaccagcggcatcACTTGCGCCCGTCGCATCAGCTACCGCCATcaacgctgctgcgtgcgcacacgagggacggcagcgcggccgcatcaacgacgcagccgcgcggCTACAGCCTCTGCCCTGGAGCAGGCATCGCTGCGGTTCCTGCACACCCATCGGCTTCCACGGccgagccgctgctgtgctcgcCGTCCTCTGCAGAGAccctcctctgctctccgCCGTCGCATGCAACCCACTACACATACCCGCGGATGGCGCTGACAAGCCCTACCGATGGCGCATCGCTGACGAGTCCGACACCAatgatgatggtgatgggCGGTAACGGTGatagcagcagcaccagcagcaccgcggcaccgtTGGCTTTCCCGAGAGACCGTGTCGCCGgcggaggcgccggcgcggctgGCCGTTATCCATCAGCGACAGCCGCGCGGTGCACCTATCTGCTCGGCTCTCCGGCGTCCACCTCGTCCGTTAACTTGAGCACGGGCACCCACATCCTCTCCGACTCGACGACGCCTCCGCTGGGTGTAGCGCTGAACTTCCCAAGCGCATCGAGTACCCACTCGACGCCGTTTAATGCGGCAGGAGTGGGTACCCCTTCGGGGCATCCGGCGTCAGCGGTGCACGCAGCCCCCGCTGTctttgccgccgcgcccTCACACATgaccgccgcacgcgcttgGAGGGTCGCTACtagtggcgctgcagcgacgaTGCCGAATGTGCTCAGCGCACCCCTACCGGTGACTTCGGCACCGTCTTCGTCGTTGTCTACCGagcaggcgccgccaccgccatcgcacATCTCTTACTCGCTCGGCAGCGTCATCTATGCGGTgccggaggcggcgtcggccaCCGGCGGGCCGCCGGTGTTGTTCAATGCTGCCCCGATCAGCGATGTGGCCAGTCCGGCGACGCTAGCCTCGTCGGCGCAGGTGTCGTGCACGACGCCCAACGCTACGCCTCAACGCTCCGCGCAGCCACTGCACCCCTagcaacaccagcagcagcgccagccgcaACCGCATCCGCTCCACCTGTTCCACGTCGGCGTCCTGTGTGTGGAGCAGGGTGGGtaggcggggggggggctagAGATGAGTAGAGCGGCGGGTGCACTGCTCGGCCCTTCTCTCTGGCGCTacaaccccccccccgatcCTTGCCGTGCGGCCCATCTTCGTGATCGCTGTCGTTGTGATCCGTCCGCCTGCACccgccctccgtctctcgcgctcgctctctctctctccagcgGCCGAAGAGGAGCGCACACGTAAtgacgtggaggcggcgcgtccgTCGCGCGTGTTTTGTATGTTGCGCTCTCTCTGCTccttcgtgcgtgtgcgtgtttgtttGTGACGGTGCATTTGGCAGACGTGGGCCCTCTCGCAACCCAGCCTAACCCCAACCCtattcctcctccctcttccccattgctgctgtggcgcacGTGCCTGTGCCTCCCCTCTCCGTCGTGCTCTTCAGGTGGCGGATCAAGGAGACGCACCCGAAAAATCTGCGCCTGGGGCTCTGTGTGCCTCCTGCTCTGCGCCGGactcgcccctccccccgtgtCTTGCCCCCTCTGCGCGTCTGTTGTTCTGTATAATGTGGCTTCAACTTCTCTTggtgtgctggcgccgcctcgtcgccaccgcgcatccccccaccccaccccaccccacctcccGCTtgtacctcctcctctccttcgaATAGTGCCCATCGTCGtcgacccccccccccctctcgcgACTACGCGATGGAAAAAGGTTGGCTGGCCGGGGATCCGCGGTCTGCCTGGGGCTCCTCTCACCCTTCTCCGCCCGCTGAGCTTCTCCTCGTCTTGCGAGGCAGGACACGTGC contains these protein-coding regions:
- a CDS encoding RNA-binding protein-like protein; this encodes MPNTCSKEQLLHISHTMRATDDSDMAAPDDGGDGADRHALRSPVDSVGSAGPQPLPLRRQFGLEGCTDVVSSGEGDAAAAPEAGGGAPLRGEVDVCSSSLSAAARHQNFLYDGLLGGDSEVTPRLGPTIHSAPSPPQGLMASASAVAATATHQCASSVPSRSFSSQGKPFSAILVPASRSDDPAVAARCYADPFAAAVGGSGSTSRSSSVGIVLAGTSTGMEGLYSDHYVNPLLRSRSGRSGGGSSGFFGGADSDEDDDDGSAALQAAVDAAVRFDDLASEDDVVGDGGKKRVLLRAGPTALSHLLVVASDTDDGAFTCAHSTKVDSSSPFQIPSGLGDDENERHRPHSAQTPGVQQCGRRGDRSTGGRPQMPNRAAAGVAAAPSSVPYFAAAGSAIVSPLQSMQPLTSPAAAAANPETATVTSAHPNYAAAQAQQQQLQQPRHHHHQCSSSLHPSPHGRRASSVAVPHTLPAGAAAIPTLGDVDSFWYVSPPQVSMAATHHHSGSGASMGGSTAAQNSTDLSFAVQPGTAGTGTGTGIGAQTPSNSLLSSPSVQPFYLYQVSHAAVAMEPQQAQPQPQGSASVLLYSPPQAYIGSGQAVAAHLHPALPTTAAATAVLGDSSRARSTSTPSDLYQRPVTQQPPPPPQVIGGYTLTPSANAAAAAGAAAAAAAAATPSEESSRALRNLYFRNLPHSWNTSMLRELCSRYGVVLSAKVAHHSTTNESLGYGFVLFEQRQSAVTCMAMLNQAHVHAEGEESRTLFVRMAHATAAPGFQEEGASDSTASSLHQPTELTPPSGAVGARLPQWILQHQQQQTTTSGLRSPRTPLSDSASMMLLSPGSAPQFYNRELSGVSVADAHRGQAHRHSAGDSVRTNTNASSNTSCAGGDSLRCTSPVGGAGNNSYVAVSRTSIPPSLSETCNFMGPKGAARSSAPPLRGLYCVSSANTTSSLLSPHQPHQVQQQQQQEGSLSYSSASASRSATAGATVTATAMAAAAAQRAGCNFCSPLSLSPNDTASLLALSPSVPHPTVQLPQSFYAPCASVSGKASSAKAAPAGSASATTSTRNVYITNLPLTWNTTKLRELCSQYGEIVSASVAHHPETNGSRGYGFVLFADERDAASCVMKLHQYHVPNSSHVLSCRFAKDKATPSIAYTLLSPSQESGLDSIGSGSGSPLPTATVRGSPTAATSKTVVPMIAMGGDADALESNLARNDTRGSVDGAVQDAVCMPIDVFCTLQQRVHAQCVQYLTQKHQLQRKGAEDNSEPTSAVFTAEVQSEELEKMMRYCVVYGVHVPTEGYGCVRPTDCRKASFRRAVDDAEQLLSRPPAEPSTSASSGLRSAGSALSTERGDSSGEVLDVADTAAPVTLSGTVVCTHAIAVGRAQATSPTLAGTTTMPVAPRTRRSMSGEPPCAPPLGVGMSDAESASQVATPEVTASPAAPLELWYTCTLFTTQVAAEAFVQAAAVATSGAGATINAEHGNLGNSSRSVAGASTVQLSSNGKDSLADTTLPSPSPAFDKMTNVQQTRFGLRDQVMVLSSAPLAVPAALPFTSSANTTTANSTRLLPTEEPYSQQRSTATSPQQQHQRHHLRPSHQLPPSTLLRAHTRDGSAAASTTQPRGYSLCPGAGIAAVPAHPSASTAEPLLCSPSSAETLLCSPPSHATHYTYPRMALTSPTDGASLTSPTPMMMVMGGNGDSSSTSSTAAPLAFPRDRVAGGGAGAAGRYPSATAARCTYLLGSPASTSSVNLSTGTHILSDSTTPPLGVALNFPSASSTHSTPFNAAGVGTPSGHPASAVHAAPAVFAAAPSHMTAARAWRVATSGAAATMPNVLSAPLPVTSAPSSSLSTEQAPPPPSHISYSLGSVIYAVPEAASATGGPPVLFNAAPISDVASPATLASSAQVSCTTPNATPQRSAQPLHP